In a single window of the Harpia harpyja isolate bHarHar1 chromosome 3, bHarHar1 primary haplotype, whole genome shotgun sequence genome:
- the ALKBH1 gene encoding nucleic acid dioxygenase ALKBH1 isoform X1, which translates to MSKSRLERRPAARAVLAAAILGAAAKRRAGGPAPPRQCAAPPAALRGLAKMAAAAALTREGGEDAFRRLFRFYRQRDASDLRGVVDFSMPGGQVFRSQLSISSVSDQDAYRAGLQPVSQWKAYGLNGYPGFIFIPNPFLPGCQRHWVKQCLKLYPQKPNVCNLDLHMAPEKTIDLWGQSKEQLRRKGSSKREPRSLLEKLRWVTLGYHYNWDTKKYSANHHTPFPSDLAFLSEQVAAACGFRGFQAQAGILNYYHFDSSLGIHVDESELDHSWPLLSFSFGQSSIFLLGGLKREEAPTAMFMHSGDIMVMSGFSRLLYHAVPRVLPNPEGTALPSCLDQALSSDLPVGSVIEHSSDEDWQVCAKYLQSSRINMTIRQVLAEGQKFPEESGRDGKGRAPSEDSQHQENSRAKRLKLNTES; encoded by the exons ATGTCGAAGAGCCGCCTGGAgcggcgccccgccgcccgcgccgtactggccgccgccatcttgggagCTGCGGCGAaaaggcgggcgggcggccccgccccgccccggcagTGCgcagcgccgcccgccgccctccgCGGCCTGGCCAAAatggcggcggccgcggccctgACCCGGGAGGGCGGGGAGGACGCCTTCCGCCGGCTTTTTCGCTTCTACCGGCAACGTGACGCGTCGGACCTGCGGGGTGTGGTGGACTTCTCCATGCCGGGGGGCCAG gTGTTCAGATCACAGCTCAGTATTTCTTCAGTCAGTGATCAAGATGCCTACAGAGCAGGCTTACAGCCAGTTAGCCAGTGGAAAGCCTATGGCCTCAATGGGTATCCAG GGTTTATTTTCATACCAAACCCTTTCCTTCCGGGCTGCCAGCGTCATTGGGTGAAACAGTGTCTCAAGCTATACCCCCAGAAACCCAATGTCTGCAACCTGGACCTGCACATGGCTCCTGAGAAGACCATTGACCTGTGGGGACAgagcaaggagcagctgag AAGGAAAGGTTCCAGTAAACGGGAGCCCAGAAGCTTACTGGAGAAGCTGCGCTGGGTGACCCTTGGTTACCATTATAATTGGGATACCAAG aAGTACTCAGCAAATCACCACACTCCTTTCCCCTCAGACCTTGCATTCCTGTCAGAACAAGTGGCTGCAGCCTGTGGGTTCCGGGGTTTCCAAGCCCAAGCAGGGATCTTGAACTACTATCATTTTGACTCTTCACTGGGAATTCATGTGGATGAGTCTGAACTAGACCATTCTTGGCCCCTTTTATCATTCAG TTTTGGGCAATCCTCGATATTTTTGCTTGGGGGCCTGAAGCGGGAGGAGGCTCCAACAGCAATGTTCATGCACAGTGGAGATATCATGGTGATGTCTGGCTTCAGCCGTCTGCTGTACCATGCAGTCCCCCGGGTCCTCCCCAACCCTGAAGGGACAGCTTTGCCTTCGTGCCTGGACCAAGCACTTTCTTCAGACCTTCCTGTTGGCTCAGTCATTGAGCACAGCTCTGATGAGGATTGGCAGGTCTGTGCCAAGTACTTGCAGTCTTCCCGCATTAATATGACTATTCGGCAGGTGTTGGCTGAGGGTCAGAAATTTCCAGAGGAATCTGGGAGAGATGGAAAGGGCCGAGCACCCTCTGAAGACAGTCAGCATCAGGAGAACAGCAGAGCCAAGAGACTTAAACTAAATACAGAGAGCTGA
- the ALKBH1 gene encoding nucleic acid dioxygenase ALKBH1 isoform X2 has protein sequence MSNLYLEHSLKVFRSQLSISSVSDQDAYRAGLQPVSQWKAYGLNGYPGFIFIPNPFLPGCQRHWVKQCLKLYPQKPNVCNLDLHMAPEKTIDLWGQSKEQLRRKGSSKREPRSLLEKLRWVTLGYHYNWDTKKYSANHHTPFPSDLAFLSEQVAAACGFRGFQAQAGILNYYHFDSSLGIHVDESELDHSWPLLSFSFGQSSIFLLGGLKREEAPTAMFMHSGDIMVMSGFSRLLYHAVPRVLPNPEGTALPSCLDQALSSDLPVGSVIEHSSDEDWQVCAKYLQSSRINMTIRQVLAEGQKFPEESGRDGKGRAPSEDSQHQENSRAKRLKLNTES, from the exons ATGAGCAACTTGTATTTGGAACATTCTTTGAAG gTGTTCAGATCACAGCTCAGTATTTCTTCAGTCAGTGATCAAGATGCCTACAGAGCAGGCTTACAGCCAGTTAGCCAGTGGAAAGCCTATGGCCTCAATGGGTATCCAG GGTTTATTTTCATACCAAACCCTTTCCTTCCGGGCTGCCAGCGTCATTGGGTGAAACAGTGTCTCAAGCTATACCCCCAGAAACCCAATGTCTGCAACCTGGACCTGCACATGGCTCCTGAGAAGACCATTGACCTGTGGGGACAgagcaaggagcagctgag AAGGAAAGGTTCCAGTAAACGGGAGCCCAGAAGCTTACTGGAGAAGCTGCGCTGGGTGACCCTTGGTTACCATTATAATTGGGATACCAAG aAGTACTCAGCAAATCACCACACTCCTTTCCCCTCAGACCTTGCATTCCTGTCAGAACAAGTGGCTGCAGCCTGTGGGTTCCGGGGTTTCCAAGCCCAAGCAGGGATCTTGAACTACTATCATTTTGACTCTTCACTGGGAATTCATGTGGATGAGTCTGAACTAGACCATTCTTGGCCCCTTTTATCATTCAG TTTTGGGCAATCCTCGATATTTTTGCTTGGGGGCCTGAAGCGGGAGGAGGCTCCAACAGCAATGTTCATGCACAGTGGAGATATCATGGTGATGTCTGGCTTCAGCCGTCTGCTGTACCATGCAGTCCCCCGGGTCCTCCCCAACCCTGAAGGGACAGCTTTGCCTTCGTGCCTGGACCAAGCACTTTCTTCAGACCTTCCTGTTGGCTCAGTCATTGAGCACAGCTCTGATGAGGATTGGCAGGTCTGTGCCAAGTACTTGCAGTCTTCCCGCATTAATATGACTATTCGGCAGGTGTTGGCTGAGGGTCAGAAATTTCCAGAGGAATCTGGGAGAGATGGAAAGGGCCGAGCACCCTCTGAAGACAGTCAGCATCAGGAGAACAGCAGAGCCAAGAGACTTAAACTAAATACAGAGAGCTGA